A window of Cryptomeria japonica chromosome 3, Sugi_1.0, whole genome shotgun sequence contains these coding sequences:
- the LOC131076443 gene encoding LOB domain-containing protein 1-like, with amino-acid sequence MPRIVYPCAACKIQRRKCGENCVLAPYFPPNDPHKFLVVHKFLGTSNIVKTLQDIPAEKRADAVESLVYEANSRVNDPIYGCVGAICRLQKQVLHLQSQLTAVQAELLNTQANLASLVTDFCKSSETGTAMDNELIVDQNSKEGLIVVQGDENPFGFWDPR; translated from the exons ATGCCTCGGATTGTATATCCGTGTGCCGCTTGCAAGATTCAACGAAGAAAATGCGGAGAAAACTGCGTGCTTGCTCCTTATTTTCCACCAAATGATCCTCACAAATTCTTAGTAGTACACAAATTCCTTGGAACCAGCAACATTGTCAAAACCCTTCAG GATATTCCAGCTGAGAAGAGGGCAGATGCAGTAGAAAGCCTGGTATACGAAGCAAATTCAAGAGTTAATGATCCAATCTACGGTTGCGTAGGTGCCATTTGTCGACTACAGAAGCAAGTTTTACATCTCCAATCACAACTGACAGCAGTTCAAGCTGAGCTTCTCAACACACAGGCTAATCTTGCGTCTCTCGTCACCGACTTTTGTAAATCCAGCGAAACAGGAACTGCAATGGATAATGAGTTAATAGTAGATCAAAATAGTAAGGAAGGCCTAATAGTAGTGCAAGGTGATGAAAATCCTTTTGGATTTTGGGATCCGCGGTGA